A genome region from Lactobacillus sp. ESL0791 includes the following:
- a CDS encoding plasmid pRiA4b ORF-3 family protein produces the protein MMKTRKIYQFRADLNGAKPPIWRRFLIDGDQDMVYLAKALMGMFRMSPGYHLFALKFLNGNKNKQKAIKVKDRAKLDPETQNKLEILDILSSLVGTQDTEYLMPCDTEDGLEMSGRSADEYEPGTTKLAKTGAKIGDKFLLEYDFGDSWEVTVKLEKILSQKSDQIIPTAVIKGKGYGIIEDIGGIWGLMDYKDAAENGEVDEDMQEWLGEEINLADFDLEDINDEMNSVIEDNLDDYYE, from the coding sequence ATGATGAAAACACGCAAAATTTATCAATTTCGGGCGGATTTAAATGGTGCGAAACCGCCAATTTGGCGCCGCTTTTTAATTGATGGTGACCAGGACATGGTTTATTTGGCAAAAGCATTAATGGGGATGTTTCGCATGTCCCCTGGCTATCATCTTTTTGCTTTAAAATTTTTGAATGGCAATAAAAATAAACAAAAAGCAATTAAAGTTAAAGACAGGGCAAAGTTAGATCCAGAGACACAGAATAAGCTCGAAATACTGGATATCCTATCTTCCCTTGTTGGTACACAGGATACAGAATACTTAATGCCTTGTGATACTGAGGATGGTTTGGAAATGTCAGGACGGTCGGCTGATGAATACGAGCCGGGAACAACGAAATTAGCTAAAACCGGAGCGAAAATTGGCGATAAGTTTTTATTAGAATATGATTTTGGTGATAGCTGGGAAGTTACGGTAAAACTTGAAAAAATTCTCAGCCAAAAGTCTGATCAAATCATTCCAACTGCAGTTATTAAAGGTAAGGGTTATGGCATTATTGAGGATATTGGCGGAATTTGGGGATTGATGGATTATAAGGATGCCGCTGAAAATGGTGAAGTTGACGAAGATATGCAAGAGTGGCTCGGAGAAGAAATTAATTTGGCCGACTTTGACCTCGAAGACATTAATGATGAAATGAATTCGGTCATCGAAGACAATTTGGATGATTATTATGAATAG
- the era gene encoding GTPase Era yields MTETKSRKSGFVALVGRPNVGKSTLMNCLVGQKVAITSNKPQTTRNKISGIYTADNLQVIFVDTPGIFKPHVKLDDYMDKASLSSLNEVDLVLFMVEPEKIGKGDEYIANLLKKVKVPIFLLINKVDQVSPNSLLPIIDSYRKIGNFKEFLPISATKGIGISDLLDSLAKYLPEGPEYYDPEQITDRPEYFLVSELIREQILKLTAQEVPHATAVKVERMDEHVKGKRRIEATIYVEKDGQKGIIIGRGGKMLKQIGISARKQIEDLLGERVNLQLWVKVQHNWRSDPGFLKQIGYDQKDLS; encoded by the coding sequence ATGACGGAAACTAAAAGTAGAAAATCGGGTTTTGTTGCCCTAGTTGGGCGGCCGAATGTTGGCAAGTCAACGTTAATGAATTGTTTGGTCGGGCAAAAAGTTGCGATTACTTCTAATAAGCCGCAAACAACGCGGAATAAAATTTCGGGAATCTACACGGCAGATAATCTGCAGGTGATTTTTGTTGATACTCCAGGTATTTTTAAGCCGCATGTCAAGCTTGATGATTACATGGATAAAGCCAGCCTTTCTAGCTTAAACGAAGTTGATTTGGTTTTATTTATGGTGGAACCGGAAAAAATTGGTAAAGGCGACGAATATATTGCTAATTTATTGAAAAAGGTTAAAGTCCCTATTTTTTTGCTAATTAATAAAGTTGATCAAGTTAGTCCCAATAGTTTGTTACCGATTATCGATTCCTACCGTAAGATTGGTAATTTCAAAGAATTTTTGCCAATCTCAGCAACTAAGGGAATTGGCATTAGCGACTTATTAGACTCATTAGCTAAATATCTGCCGGAAGGCCCGGAATACTATGATCCCGAGCAGATTACCGATCGTCCGGAATACTTTTTGGTTAGTGAATTAATTCGGGAGCAAATTCTTAAATTAACCGCTCAGGAAGTACCGCATGCAACCGCCGTTAAAGTTGAGCGTATGGACGAACATGTCAAAGGTAAACGCAGAATTGAAGCAACTATCTATGTTGAAAAGGATGGGCAAAAGGGGATTATCATCGGCAGGGGCGGTAAAATGCTCAAGCAGATTGGGATTAGTGCCCGCAAGCAAATTGAGGATTTACTTGGTGAACGGGTGAACCTGCAGTTGTGGGTTAAGGTTCAACACAATTGGCGCTCCGACCCAGGCTTTTTGAAGCAGATTGGTTATGATCAAAAGGACTTATCGTAG
- the rpoD gene encoding RNA polymerase sigma factor RpoD: MAGENTTEKNNMLSLDKMVKKVVKEVKKDKAITETDFTAKLIEPYKLEGKAVDQLVQEFEDNGISIVDEEGNPSKLALKKQKDVEKAELKDMSAPSSVRMNDPVRMYLKEIGRVPLLNADQEITLAKRIESGDEEAKQELAEANLRLVVSIAKRYVGRGMSFLDLIQEGNMGLMKAVDKFDYSLGFKFSTYATWWIRQAITRAIADQARTIRIPVHMVETINKLIRIQRQLLQDLGREPTPEEIGAEMDMPTSKVRDIMKISQEPVSLETPIGEEDDSHLGDFIKDKDATSPEQHASYEMLKEQLEEVLDTLTDREENVLRLRFGLDDGRTRTLEEVGKVFGVTRERIRQIEAKALRKLRHPSRSNQLRDFLD, translated from the coding sequence GTGGCAGGCGAAAATACTACCGAAAAGAATAATATGCTATCTTTGGATAAGATGGTCAAGAAAGTCGTTAAAGAAGTAAAAAAGGATAAGGCAATTACCGAAACTGATTTTACTGCCAAACTGATTGAACCTTATAAACTTGAAGGCAAGGCTGTTGACCAGCTAGTTCAAGAATTTGAAGATAATGGCATTAGCATCGTTGATGAAGAAGGCAATCCTTCAAAGCTAGCATTAAAGAAGCAAAAAGATGTTGAAAAGGCAGAATTAAAGGATATGTCGGCCCCTTCAAGCGTCCGTATGAATGATCCTGTCCGGATGTACTTAAAGGAAATCGGCCGTGTACCCCTGCTGAATGCTGATCAGGAAATCACACTGGCAAAACGAATCGAGTCTGGTGATGAGGAAGCGAAGCAAGAATTGGCGGAAGCCAACCTGCGGCTTGTTGTTTCAATTGCCAAGCGTTACGTTGGCCGGGGCATGTCATTTTTGGATTTGATCCAGGAAGGCAATATGGGCCTGATGAAGGCTGTCGACAAGTTTGACTATAGCTTAGGCTTCAAGTTTTCAACCTATGCAACCTGGTGGATCAGGCAAGCAATCACCCGCGCTATTGCCGATCAGGCACGGACAATCAGGATCCCGGTGCACATGGTGGAAACCATTAATAAGCTGATCCGCATTCAGCGGCAGTTGCTGCAGGATCTGGGGCGGGAACCAACGCCGGAAGAAATCGGTGCGGAAATGGATATGCCGACGAGCAAGGTGCGGGATATCATGAAGATTTCTCAAGAACCCGTTTCGCTGGAAACACCAATTGGTGAAGAAGACGATTCCCATTTAGGTGACTTTATCAAGGATAAGGATGCAACTAGTCCCGAACAACACGCTTCTTACGAAATGCTCAAGGAGCAGCTGGAAGAAGTACTTGACACCTTAACTGACCGTGAAGAAAATGTGTTGCGTCTGCGATTTGGTCTTGATGATGGACGCACGCGCACCTTAGAAGAAGTTGGTAAAGTTTTTGGCGTTACGCGCGAACGGATCCGGCAAATTGAGGCCAAGGCACTGCGTAAGCTGCGGCATCCGAGCCGGTCAAATCAATTGCGTGATTTTTTAGATTAA
- a CDS encoding class I SAM-dependent methyltransferase yields the protein MNRRLNALADMVDAGSRVADIGTDHAYLPIELVKIGKIDYAIASDIAQGPLQNAQNDIKKAGLEDKITTRLGSGLEPITHDDRIDTVVIAGMGGKLMTTILNTAWEQNFHFPTLILEPNVGEPGVRKWLCAHNYQIQDEDLLAEAGHTYELIKAKTVDKKIPLSPKELFFGPQILQEKNKIFYQKWQDQLAYHEKLLVNLNKAKKKDITHIAQIETEIKFIKEEIND from the coding sequence ATGAATAGACGCTTGAATGCATTGGCTGACATGGTGGATGCTGGCAGCCGGGTAGCAGACATTGGCACCGACCATGCCTATTTACCGATCGAATTAGTTAAAATAGGTAAAATTGACTATGCGATTGCCAGTGATATTGCACAAGGGCCGCTGCAAAATGCTCAAAATGATATTAAAAAGGCCGGGCTCGAAGATAAGATCACGACTAGGTTAGGCTCAGGGCTTGAACCCATTACGCATGATGATAGGATTGATACGGTTGTTATTGCCGGCATGGGCGGAAAACTGATGACGACAATTTTGAATACAGCCTGGGAACAAAATTTTCACTTTCCAACACTGATTCTTGAACCGAATGTCGGTGAACCCGGGGTCCGCAAGTGGCTATGTGCGCATAATTATCAAATTCAAGATGAAGATTTGCTTGCTGAGGCCGGCCATACTTATGAATTGATCAAGGCTAAAACTGTAGACAAGAAGATACCTTTGAGTCCCAAAGAGCTCTTTTTTGGCCCACAAATTTTGCAGGAAAAGAACAAGATTTTTTACCAAAAATGGCAGGATCAGCTTGCATATCATGAGAAGCTGCTGGTCAATTTAAATAAAGCAAAAAAGAAAGATATTACGCACATTGCACAGATTGAAACCGAAATTAAGTTTATTAAGGAGGAAATAAATGACTAA
- the glyQ gene encoding glycine--tRNA ligase subunit alpha has product MTEKKLTIQDIIFKLEQFWSSKGCMIMPSYDVEKGAGTMSPYTFLRAVGPEPWAACYVEPSRRPADGRYGDNPNRLFQHHQFQVVIKPAPEDIQQYYLDSLRVLGIDPLEHDIRFVEDNWENPSMGCAGVGWEVWLDGMEVSQFTYFQVVGELDVKPTMSEITYGVERLASYIQEVDSVYDLEWGNGVLYRDIFKEPEYEHSKYAFEESNQENLLNLFNDYEKTAKRLLSQNLVHPAYDYILKCSHTFNLLDARGAVSVTERAGYLARIRNLAHEVAVSFVEEREKRGFPLLKNAEDKKVGLEND; this is encoded by the coding sequence ATGACAGAAAAAAAACTAACTATTCAAGATATAATTTTTAAATTGGAACAATTTTGGTCTTCTAAAGGCTGCATGATTATGCCTTCCTATGACGTTGAAAAGGGTGCAGGCACAATGAGCCCGTATACCTTTTTACGTGCGGTTGGTCCGGAGCCGTGGGCAGCATGTTACGTTGAACCATCAAGACGGCCAGCCGATGGACGTTATGGTGATAATCCTAACCGCTTATTCCAACACCACCAGTTTCAGGTTGTGATTAAGCCGGCACCAGAAGATATTCAGCAATACTATTTGGACAGTTTGCGCGTTTTGGGGATTGATCCGCTGGAACATGATATTCGCTTCGTTGAAGATAACTGGGAAAATCCGTCAATGGGCTGTGCCGGTGTTGGTTGGGAAGTTTGGCTTGACGGAATGGAAGTCAGCCAGTTTACTTATTTCCAAGTTGTCGGTGAGCTTGACGTTAAACCGACGATGAGTGAAATCACTTATGGCGTTGAGCGGCTGGCCTCGTACATTCAAGAAGTCGACTCTGTCTATGATTTGGAATGGGGCAATGGCGTCCTTTACCGTGACATCTTTAAGGAACCCGAATACGAGCATTCCAAATATGCGTTTGAAGAATCAAACCAAGAAAATTTGCTCAATCTGTTTAATGATTATGAAAAAACGGCAAAACGCCTGCTGAGCCAAAACCTGGTTCATCCTGCCTACGATTACATCCTTAAATGTTCGCACACATTTAATTTGTTAGATGCACGCGGTGCGGTTTCTGTAACCGAACGTGCCGGTTATTTAGCACGAATCAGAAACTTGGCGCATGAAGTGGCGGTTAGCTTTGTTGAAGAACGGGAAAAGCGCGGTTTTCCACTTTTGAAAAATGCAGAAGATAAGAAAGTAGGTCTTGAAAATGACTAA
- the ybeY gene encoding rRNA maturation RNase YbeY produces the protein MEPIEITYNDKTGFLNDSQRDWQKWIMDLLLLAKKEIGKDNNLELSINFVDEDESQTINKEYRDKNRPTDVISFAIEDGEDQLDLASFAAEPDFQEDIGDLFMCLSVIKRHSQEYDTGFDREFGYTIVHGFLHLNGYDHIEPDEAKKMFAVQGKVLEEYGLPLHADQLDEGRGK, from the coding sequence ATGGAGCCAATTGAAATTACATATAATGACAAAACTGGTTTTTTAAATGATTCCCAGCGTGATTGGCAGAAATGGATCATGGATTTGTTGCTGTTAGCTAAAAAAGAAATTGGCAAGGATAATAATCTTGAACTCAGCATCAACTTTGTTGATGAGGATGAAAGCCAAACGATTAATAAAGAATATCGTGACAAAAACCGACCAACTGATGTTATTTCCTTTGCAATTGAAGATGGTGAAGACCAGCTTGATTTGGCTTCGTTTGCTGCGGAACCGGATTTTCAAGAAGATATTGGCGACCTGTTTATGTGTCTCAGTGTGATTAAGCGGCACAGTCAAGAATATGACACAGGCTTTGACCGCGAATTTGGTTATACAATTGTTCATGGCTTTTTACATTTAAATGGCTATGACCATATTGAGCCAGATGAAGCAAAGAAAATGTTTGCAGTTCAAGGTAAGGTATTAGAAGAATACGGCTTGCCGCTGCATGCTGATCAACTGGATGAAGGCAGAGGAAAATAA
- a CDS encoding 8-oxo-dGTP diphosphatase, translated as MNRTEPVTLTNMCMVTENDKILVLKRNDPGWPGLTFPGGHVEAHESFHDSVVREIKEETGLTIKNPKLVGIKQFYDSADHRYLVLFYIANEFTGTLTASDEGALTWMTKDELEHHQLAHNFDHDLPLYFNKNLSEHILDGKRDELF; from the coding sequence ATGAATAGAACCGAACCCGTCACACTGACAAATATGTGTATGGTCACCGAAAACGATAAAATTTTAGTCTTAAAGCGCAACGATCCCGGCTGGCCCGGACTAACTTTTCCCGGCGGTCATGTTGAAGCCCACGAATCTTTTCATGATTCTGTAGTTCGTGAAATAAAGGAAGAAACAGGTCTCACTATCAAAAATCCTAAACTAGTTGGCATCAAACAATTTTATGACAGTGCCGATCACCGTTATCTTGTTCTTTTCTATATCGCTAATGAATTTACAGGAACATTGACCGCTTCTGATGAAGGCGCGCTAACTTGGATGACCAAAGATGAGCTGGAACATCATCAGCTTGCCCATAACTTTGACCATGACCTGCCTTTATATTTTAATAAAAATCTGAGCGAGCATATCTTAGACGGCAAACGAGATGAATTATTTTAA
- the recO gene encoding DNA repair protein RecO, translating into MARELKEVQGVVFKRQKYQEASLLIKIMTKEVGIVTVLVRGALKPKSKLSAAAMNFSYGTYIINTSGHGISSLRTYKDVKQFASLYMDLAKNAYASFILDLLDHAFLEYQNLGKYYDLIWNALVKIDADADPEMITQIVQMQLLAAYGVEPQLKCCLICGKRQGEFDYSIKLGGIICSDHFYTQTSRLHLKPKETAVLRTIGLLPLERLGAIKVNNETKKATRRVIDRIYLETIDLNLKTKKFLDELKLFDCDN; encoded by the coding sequence ATGGCGCGTGAACTGAAAGAAGTTCAGGGCGTTGTTTTTAAACGCCAGAAATATCAGGAAGCAAGCTTGCTAATTAAAATCATGACTAAGGAAGTGGGTATTGTCACAGTGCTGGTTCGCGGCGCACTGAAACCAAAATCAAAGCTTAGTGCGGCGGCCATGAATTTTTCCTATGGCACGTATATCATCAATACCAGCGGTCATGGAATTAGCAGTTTGCGGACATATAAGGATGTGAAGCAGTTTGCATCTTTATACATGGACTTAGCAAAAAATGCCTATGCGTCCTTTATTCTGGATTTACTTGATCATGCTTTTTTGGAATACCAAAACCTGGGCAAGTATTATGATCTTATCTGGAATGCCTTAGTTAAGATTGATGCTGATGCAGATCCGGAAATGATCACCCAAATCGTTCAGATGCAGCTGCTAGCGGCATACGGAGTAGAGCCACAGTTAAAGTGTTGCCTGATCTGCGGAAAAAGGCAGGGTGAGTTTGATTATTCGATTAAACTTGGCGGGATTATTTGCAGCGATCATTTTTATACTCAAACTAGCCGTTTGCATTTAAAGCCGAAGGAAACCGCGGTGCTAAGAACTATTGGTTTACTGCCGCTTGAACGGCTGGGTGCAATTAAGGTTAATAATGAAACCAAAAAAGCAACAAGAAGGGTGATTGACCGCATTTATTTGGAAACAATTGATTTGAATCTTAAAACCAAAAAGTTTCTTGACGAATTAAAATTATTTGATTGTGATAATTGA
- the dnaG gene encoding DNA primase gives MAGLIPEDFINKVRSNVNIVDVISQYVSLEKKGKDYTGLCPFHQEKTPSFTVNEDKQFFKCFGCGKGGNVFKFLMYKENLTFPESVQRAAEFAHIEMDASFTQKNPVANSMIRLHQDAVKFYQRVLTTTNAGQRGLKYARKRGLSDELLEHFQIGYAPRQDNLLLMYLQQKKYTEEDLVKSGLFVESKDGRLFDRFRDRLMFPLGNESGYVIGFSGRRLSDDKTIAKYVNSPETELFTKSKVLFHFAEAKKAARSEGHLVLYEGYMDVIAAYKAGIRSGIASMGTSLTDQQVYMLKRITNNIIINYDGDDPGVHAEERAAQMFEQTGSFNLGIVVLPEKLDPDEYVKKYGAEKYQDEVKGAYTATDFFLKRLEQKYNLDNDREKILYLDEAIKQIAKLPNPVEQDLYLDKVANEQNVSRDSLKVNLTRQIRRLRTAAQHKNRNPYPEPELEDTSIPVVDKETEKNDPVQTRLLYLFIHSEHARDYLLEKKFLFPDQDYAQLAELWLKFIESHEDQSINSFLDFIPEQLQGIIVSAEMINMPKDYSEREIDEQVRALQMRKIDSQIDELMRNLQDAKRKDDNDTIINITRKILQLKRTQGQKGAF, from the coding sequence TTGGCTGGCTTAATTCCCGAAGATTTTATTAATAAGGTACGGTCAAACGTTAATATCGTTGATGTGATTAGTCAGTATGTTTCACTTGAAAAAAAGGGTAAAGACTATACCGGTCTTTGCCCTTTTCATCAAGAAAAGACCCCGTCATTTACAGTCAACGAGGATAAACAATTTTTTAAGTGCTTTGGTTGCGGCAAAGGCGGCAATGTTTTTAAGTTTTTGATGTACAAGGAAAATTTGACTTTTCCTGAGAGTGTTCAACGAGCTGCCGAATTTGCTCACATTGAGATGGATGCAAGTTTTACTCAAAAAAATCCTGTTGCCAATAGTATGATTCGCTTGCACCAGGATGCAGTTAAATTTTATCAACGGGTTTTGACAACGACAAATGCGGGGCAGCGCGGGCTTAAGTATGCAAGGAAACGCGGTTTGTCTGATGAGTTGCTTGAACATTTTCAGATTGGTTACGCACCCAGGCAAGATAACCTGCTATTGATGTATTTGCAGCAAAAAAAATATACTGAGGAAGACCTTGTTAAAAGTGGTTTATTTGTTGAAAGCAAGGATGGGCGGTTGTTTGACCGTTTTCGTGACCGTCTAATGTTTCCTTTAGGAAACGAGAGCGGCTATGTGATCGGCTTTTCTGGGCGGCGTCTTTCCGACGACAAAACAATTGCGAAATATGTAAACAGTCCGGAAACTGAGCTTTTTACTAAATCAAAAGTTTTATTTCACTTTGCTGAAGCAAAAAAGGCCGCTAGAAGTGAAGGCCATCTGGTTTTGTATGAAGGCTATATGGATGTGATTGCTGCTTATAAGGCGGGGATTAGGTCCGGGATTGCCTCAATGGGCACGAGTTTGACCGACCAACAGGTTTACATGCTCAAGCGAATTACCAATAATATTATTATTAATTATGATGGCGATGATCCGGGAGTGCACGCAGAAGAGCGAGCTGCACAAATGTTTGAGCAGACAGGCAGTTTTAACTTAGGGATTGTAGTTTTACCCGAAAAATTGGATCCGGATGAATATGTTAAAAAGTACGGTGCAGAAAAGTATCAGGATGAGGTAAAGGGTGCGTATACCGCAACCGACTTTTTCTTAAAACGTTTAGAGCAAAAATATAACCTTGACAATGACCGGGAAAAAATTTTGTATTTGGATGAAGCAATTAAACAAATTGCCAAGTTACCCAATCCGGTTGAACAGGATCTCTATTTGGATAAGGTGGCTAATGAGCAGAATGTCTCGCGCGATTCGCTGAAGGTAAACCTCACGCGCCAAATTCGCCGGTTGCGGACAGCGGCTCAGCACAAGAACCGTAATCCATATCCGGAACCGGAGCTTGAAGACACCAGCATTCCGGTGGTTGACAAAGAAACCGAAAAAAATGATCCTGTGCAAACACGGCTGCTCTACCTCTTTATCCATTCTGAACATGCACGTGACTATTTGCTGGAAAAGAAATTTCTTTTCCCGGATCAGGATTATGCCCAACTAGCTGAATTATGGTTAAAATTTATTGAAAGTCATGAAGATCAATCAATAAATAGTTTCTTAGATTTTATTCCTGAGCAACTTCAAGGTATAATAGTAAGTGCTGAAATGATAAATATGCCCAAGGATTACTCTGAACGTGAGATTGACGAACAAGTTAGGGCTTTGCAGATGCGTAAAATTGATTCACAAATTGACGAGCTTATGCGCAACTTACAGGACGCAAAACGCAAAGACGATAATGACACAATAATCAACATTACCCGGAAAATTTTACAATTAAAGAGAACTCAAGGGCAGAAGGGGGCTTTTTAG
- the glyS gene encoding glycine--tRNA ligase subunit beta has protein sequence MTKDYLFEIGTEEMPAHVVLRSVRQLADRTKKYLKENGLKFKDIKTYSTPRRLTILVEDLAEKQADIDEVKKGPAKKIAQDQDGKWTKAAEGFARGQGMTTDDIYFQELKGTEYAYVHVQKEGKLASDILLGMSDIIKAMTFPTKMRWDSNEFEFVRPIHWLVSLFGSDVIPVKILDITAGRKTEGHRFLGDSVVLAAADDYEDALKDQFVIADSDERQEMIVDQINKLAAKNNWQVNLDKSLLEEVTNLVEYPTVFAGSFAEKYLQMPKEVLITSMKDNQRYFEVYDQNGKLINHFIAVRNGNKDYLDNVISGNEKVLVARLDDAQFFYDEDRKYPLSHFVERLKNVSFHDKIGSMAEKTQRVRIIGDFLAKKWQLDDQVVSDFDRASELYKFDLVTQMVGEFAELQGVMGMHYARLAGENENVAVAIKEHYMPTTSEGELPGTEVGALLSVADKLDTIITFFAAGMIPSSSNDPYALRRYAYGIVRILLKQKWSLAFNMVLPELVNAVEGKTAAKLPKTTSQDQEIALFIRDRIKQYLQKNNFKYDVIDAVLASSQQDPIQILAAANVLQLHHDDEKFRPVVESLTRINNILKQAKYKGTAKVAPELFENDSEKELAAGIDSLQQAVKLADLYEGFVQLQPVIDQYFETNMIMAKDEKIKNNRLAQLSSVSDLAHRLGDLSKLVIK, from the coding sequence ATGACTAAAGACTATTTATTTGAAATTGGCACAGAAGAAATGCCGGCTCACGTTGTTTTGCGCAGTGTGCGCCAGTTAGCAGACCGGACCAAGAAGTATTTAAAGGAAAATGGCTTAAAATTTAAGGACATTAAAACTTATTCCACGCCGCGGCGGTTAACGATTTTGGTCGAAGATTTGGCTGAAAAACAGGCTGATATTGACGAAGTGAAAAAGGGACCAGCAAAAAAGATTGCCCAAGATCAGGATGGCAAATGGACTAAGGCTGCAGAGGGTTTTGCTCGCGGCCAGGGGATGACCACTGATGATATTTATTTTCAGGAGCTAAAAGGCACGGAATATGCCTATGTTCACGTCCAAAAAGAAGGTAAACTGGCAAGCGATATTTTGCTGGGAATGAGTGACATTATCAAGGCGATGACTTTTCCGACCAAAATGCGCTGGGACTCAAATGAGTTTGAATTTGTGCGCCCAATTCACTGGCTGGTGTCATTGTTTGGCAGTGACGTTATTCCCGTCAAAATTTTAGATATTACTGCTGGCCGCAAGACAGAAGGTCACCGGTTTTTAGGTGATTCCGTTGTGCTAGCTGCTGCCGACGACTATGAAGATGCCCTGAAAGACCAATTTGTGATTGCCGATAGTGACGAGCGGCAGGAAATGATTGTTGATCAGATTAATAAGTTGGCTGCGAAAAATAATTGGCAAGTCAATCTGGATAAAAGCCTGCTTGAAGAAGTTACTAACCTAGTTGAATATCCGACGGTTTTTGCGGGTTCCTTTGCAGAAAAGTATTTGCAGATGCCTAAGGAAGTTTTGATTACCTCGATGAAAGATAATCAACGCTACTTTGAAGTTTATGACCAAAACGGCAAATTGATCAATCATTTTATTGCCGTCCGCAATGGTAATAAGGATTATCTTGACAATGTTATTTCGGGTAATGAAAAAGTTCTGGTTGCCCGTTTAGATGATGCCCAGTTCTTCTACGATGAGGATCGCAAATATCCGCTGAGTCACTTTGTTGAGCGCCTTAAAAATGTTTCCTTCCACGATAAGATCGGTTCAATGGCCGAAAAAACTCAGCGCGTTCGTATCATCGGTGATTTTTTAGCGAAGAAATGGCAGCTGGATGATCAAGTAGTCAGCGACTTTGACCGTGCAAGTGAGCTATATAAATTTGATTTAGTTACCCAAATGGTGGGCGAATTTGCTGAACTTCAGGGTGTGATGGGGATGCATTATGCCCGCCTTGCCGGTGAGAATGAAAATGTAGCAGTTGCCATCAAGGAACACTACATGCCGACGACTTCCGAGGGAGAATTGCCGGGAACTGAGGTTGGAGCACTGTTATCGGTTGCTGATAAACTCGATACAATTATTACATTTTTCGCTGCAGGGATGATTCCGAGCTCGTCTAATGATCCGTATGCTTTACGGCGCTATGCTTACGGCATCGTGCGCATTTTGCTTAAGCAGAAATGGTCACTGGCCTTTAATATGGTTTTACCTGAATTAGTCAATGCTGTTGAAGGCAAAACTGCGGCTAAATTGCCGAAAACTACAAGTCAAGATCAAGAAATTGCTCTGTTTATCCGTGACCGAATTAAGCAATACCTACAAAAGAATAACTTTAAGTATGATGTGATTGATGCCGTGCTTGCCTCAAGTCAGCAGGATCCGATTCAAATTTTGGCGGCGGCCAATGTCTTGCAACTGCACCATGATGATGAGAAATTCCGGCCGGTTGTCGAAAGTTTAACGCGCATAAACAATATTCTGAAACAGGCCAAATACAAGGGTACAGCAAAGGTTGCTCCAGAACTATTTGAAAATGATAGTGAGAAGGAATTGGCTGCCGGAATTGACAGCCTGCAGCAGGCGGTTAAGCTTGCTGACCTTTATGAAGGCTTCGTTCAATTGCAGCCGGTGATCGATCAGTATTTTGAAACTAATATGATTATGGCGAAAGATGAAAAGATTAAGAATAACCGCCTAGCCCAGCTAAGCAGCGTAAGTGACTTGGCTCACCGCTTGGGTGATTTGAGTAAGTTGGTTATTAAATAA